In Anolis sagrei isolate rAnoSag1 chromosome 5, rAnoSag1.mat, whole genome shotgun sequence, the DNA window gagctgtggtgttggaggaaagttctgagagtgccttggactgcgagaagatccaaccagtccatcctctaggaaagaaagcccggctgctcattggagggaaagatactagagacaaagttgaagtactttggccacatcatgaggagacagcaaagcctagagaagacaattatgctggtgaaagtggaaggcaaaaggaagaggggccgaccaagggcaagatggatggatggcatccttgaagtgactggactgaccttgagggagctgggggtggtaacggccgacagggagctctggcgtgggctggtccatgaggtcacgaagagtcagagatgactgaacgaatgaacaaccaacatcatatcccctctcagccttctcttcttcaggctaaacatgcccagctccttaagccgctcctcatagggcttgttctccagaccttttatcattttagtcactctcctctggacacattccagcttgtcaatatctctctggaaatgtggtgcccagaattggacacaatattccagatgtggctaACCAAAAgagaatagagtggtagcattacttccctagatctagacactatgctccctattgatgcagcccaaaatcccattggctttttttgccaccacatcacattgttggctcatgtttaacttgttgtccatgatggTTAGTCATCCGAGGTCAAGTCTACATAAGCAAGAacatttggagaacaagccctatgaggagcggctgaaagagctgggcatgcttagcctgaagaagagagggagaggagtTAATgagagacagttccaccttgcaaGTCGAGATCCCTGGAGTGATCTTGAACTAGGTTGATGAGGCAGAAACACGGGTATAATGGGTATAATGGTGCCCTTCACTAGGCCCACCAAGGTCCCATAACTGCACAACCCATATCTATGGTTTCATATAGCCATTCCTTTCCTAGGACTTTCAGATAATTCTATTATATCATCCCCCTAAAAATTGAatatagagttgcattggaagatctagagattcctctTTGCTGTGGTGCATTGGGAATGGAAGAGAAGCAATTTAGTACTGTTTGGTCATATCTGTGGTCTGGCCAAGAGCACATCCCCGCCAAACACAAGGATATTATGATACAAAGTCATACCTAGTTGGAGTTTTGTTCTtcttatgtgcctttaagtcaatTCTCATTCACGGTGATGCTATCACAGAGCTTCTTGCCAAGATTTATGTTTGGCTTTGCCATTctccatgggcccttccacacagccatataatccacaatatctgcttagaactggattatctgagtccacaaaccaaatgggattttggcccgcatcaataggagcctggggtctagatctagggaagtcatgctcccaatgctctattctgccttggttagaccacacctggaatattgtttcaacttctgggcaccacaattcaagagacatattgacaagctggaatgtgtccagagaaagagggcgactgaaatgatcaagggtctggagaacaagccctatgaggagcggcttaaggagctgggcatgtttagcctgaagaagagaaggttgagatatgacatgatagccatgtataaatatgggagcgggactcatagggaggagggagcaagcttgttttctgctgccctggagactaggacgcggaacaatggcttcaaactacgagagaggagattccatctgaatatgaggaagaacttcctgactgtgagagctgttcagcagtggaacactctgccctggagtgtggtggagtctccttctttgggggcttttgaacagaggctggatggccatctgtcaggggtgctttgaatgtaattttcttgcttcttggcagggagttggaccggatggcccatgaagtgtcatccaactctaggattctatgctctTAACATGCTACTCATGACATTCAATGACTTCTGTTGTGTTGTGGGTGCATCACGGACctagtgaatagtggtagttaaagagcacattctaaggattatttctgcgtttgattcattaaaatattcccatccaaacccaagtaacgaaggtggaggcattacttttcattcaacccttgtatgttgaattggttgagactcgatgatgagAGATTCATTGCAAAACCAGAGCAAAATGTACTACAGGTTGTCCCTCTTGCagaagcaaagtttttgcagtttaataaacttttcccatgtttttatcatagacctaattaggaaatgacatggattgcccaggaacaaaatttgtgttgcgtagccatagaatcatagaatcaaagagttggaagagacctcctgggccatccagtccaaccccattctgccaagaagcaggaatattgcattcaaatcacccctaacagatggccatccagcctctgtttaaaagcttccaaagaaggcgcctccaccatactccggagcagagagttccactgctgaacggctctcacagtcaagaagttttccctcatgttcagatggaatctcctctcttgtagtttgaagccatttttccattgcatcctagtcttcagggaagcagaaaacaagcttgctccctcctccctgtggcttcctctcacatatttatacatggctatcatatctcctctcagccttctcttcttcaggctaaacatgcccagctccttaagccgctcctcatagggcttgtcctccagacccttgatcattttagtcgctctcctctggacacattccagcttctcaatatctctcttgaattgtggtgcccagaattggacacaatattccagatgtggtctaaccaaagcagaatagagcatggggagcatgacttccctagatctaggcactatgttactattgatgcaggccaaaatcccattggctttttttgccgccacatcacattcctggctcgtgtttaacttgttgtccacaaggactccaagatcttttccacacatactgctctcgagccaggcattgtcccccattctgtatctttgcatttcgttttttctgcctaagtggagtatcttgcatttgtcactgttgaacttcattttgttagttttggccaatcatctcactaatttttcctgccaaagtggagtatcttgcgtaGTGTTATGGATGGAATTCAAATGGAACATAGGTCTATAACTGTCTAATATTAAAGGACCCCAGAGAATACAATCCCAAATCCCTTCATCAGTGTCAGttttctctctgtatgtgtggtctacaaaagtaacttttccctcACTCTAATTTTGAGTGCGAGGCCACTTCCATTAATCCTGACGGCTGAACCTGGATGACTCTGGATTGTGGCTGAAAGCTTTCTTTATAAGGTGATGCCTGTTGGgtttggaggaggaaggaaagagccaggCATTGTTTCCAATGTCAGGCGCGATCTTTCCATCACTCTGACATTACGCAGAGCAGGGAGACTATCCGAACCTGGTTTATGTAACCTGTCCTCTGAAGTCAAGCACACTTCTCAGGACGCGAGGAGAaggtaagcagaggctggaaaaGGCTATTTTATCCCATTTCAATGAAGTGGGTAATCCACTGCGGATTTTAGTCCGAACTTCCAAAATGCAACCTAAGAAGTTGAACCAAGCTTCAAGATGAACTCCTGGTGCAGAGTTTGCTTTAGTAGTACTTTGGGCAGCTTgtctaaagttcagactaaaacccagagcagacatggaagccaccaactCGTCTTACCTATAAGGAGAGCCTGGAAAAGGTTATTTAATCCACAGTGGCAGCTCCCATTTCAATGAAGTGCGTAACCCACTGCGGATTTTAGTCCGAACTTCCAAAATGCTACCCAAGAAGTTCAGCCGATcttcaaaattattttaatgatCCTGGTGCAGAGtatggtgtttctcaacctagggatcgggacccccgggggggtcatgaggggggtttcagaggggtcgccaaagaccatcagaaaacacatatttctggtggGCTTAGgcacccttttggcagagaatactgaagatctctttgcctgtccttctcctcctttctggtgttggtgacctacaactcccagcatttaaAAATGACCCcttcccaaccctaccagtattcaatgttggtcaggtaggtagtgtgccaagtttggtgcagatcaatTGTGGGctgaattcagagtgctctttgattataagttaactataaatcccagcaactataactcccaaatgtcaaagtctattttccctaaatcccactagtgttcacatttggacatattgagtattcgtgccaaatttggtcgagatccatcattgtttgagtccacagtgctctctggatatatgtgaactacaactcccaaactcaaggtcaatcccaaccaaacccttctagtatttttggttggccgtgggagttctgtgtgccaagattggttcaattccatcattggtggagttcatttgggcatattgagaattcatgtcaagtttggtccagatccatcattatttgaattcacaaatggatggaggtgaactacaactcccaaactcaaggtcaatgcccaccaaaccctttcagtattttctgttggctgtgggagttctgtgggagttctgtatgccaagattggttcaattccatcattggtggaattcagaatttgAATTCACAaatggatggaggtgaactacaactcccaaactcaaggtcaatgcccaccaaacccttccagtattttctgttggtcatgggagttctgtgtgccaggtttggttcaattctatcgttggtgcagttcacaatgctctttgattgtaggtgaactatacatcccagcaactacaattcctaaatgtcaaggtctatccccccccctccccccccaaattccaccagtgttcacatttggccatattgagtatttgtgccaagtttggttcagatccatcattgtgtgagtcaacagtgctctctggatgtagctgaactacaactcccaaactcaaggtcaatgcccaccaaacccttccaattttttctgttggttgtgggagttctgtgtgccaagattggttcaattggtggagttaaaaatgctctttgattgtaggtgaactataaatctcagcaactacaactctcaaatgacataaaatcaatccccccaaccccaccagtattcaaattttgacatattgtgtgtttgtgtcaaatgtgatccagtgaatgaaactacatcctgcatatcagatattgacattacgattcattacagtagcaaaattatagttatgaagtagcaatgaaaataatatcatGGTTGAGGGTctacatgaggaaccgtattaaagggtcatggcattagaaagcttgagaaccactactctagtacTTTGGTTAACTTGTTTATAGTTCTGACTAAAACCGAAAGCGGACATGGAAACCACCAACTAGCCTTCTATCCCAAGAGCCATGGGTTGACTCACAGAGCTACAGCTTGTAGGTCAAATAATGACTCAACCTTGAAGACCCAACAATTAATAGCATTGGCTGACACACATTTTGATGTCTGCGATGTTAGCCctttttctgggtatatttgacctgttgattccaaaaaaTGTCACCAGTTTCCCCCTCTCTCCGATGTTAGCCCTTttcctgggtatatttgacctgcagaTTCCAAAAATGTCACCAGTTCCCCCCTCTCaggtctagtttttgagatacagaacataggccatcaCCAGTTGCCATCTACTCATGCATAGGAGACCATGATAACCCTATCTAAGAAACTAGTGTGacccatccaatgcaattttctaattcAGCGCTCTAAAGAACAAGCTTGTTGCGTTGAGTCATATTTGTGTTTTAAAGAGTGTTGAGGTTGAAATAAATCATCCAAGGAAGACGAGTCATAGCAGGATTTATTTGACTTGCTATGATTAAGCTATTTCTGGATAACAAGAAGCGTTGTCAATGTCCTGCTCTCCACCCAAAGATCTAACAGGAGTCCAATCTACCTTCTGTCCACCACCAGTATAGATTACAATAGCAAGTTCCTCCATATCATAGTGTAGGATATAGAAAAGTCCCATGACAAAGCAACGCTTCAGCTTTGGGTAGCAGAGGAACAAAGCACACCAGATACCTGAAGTCCCCATTCTTCCCAATGATGAATTAAGGCTCATCTCCAACGTTCAATTAGCCCAACATTAATGGAAGCAAGAGATCGGGCATGTTCTCAAGGATACAGAACTATGTTCCTTCCACGGGAGCAGTCTCTACTTGCAGGACATGATCCGGACGAACTCTTCGTAGTTGACTTGCCCGTCTCCGTCCACGTCGGCCTCCTTGATCATCTCCTCCACTTCTTCGTCCGTCAGCTTCTCGCCCAGCTTGGTCATGATGTGCCTCAGCTCGGCCGCGCTGACGTAGCCATTGCCATCCTTATCAAATACCTGGAAGGCCTTCCGGACTTCATCCTCACTGTCGGCGTTCTTCATCCGCCGGGCCAAGAGGTTGAGGAACTCGGGGAAGTCCACCATGCCGTTCCCGTCGGTGTCCAGCTTCCTGATCATGTCCTGCAGCTCGGCTTCTGTTGGGTTTTGCCCAAGGGACCTCATGACTGTGCCCAGCTCTTGAGAGGTGATGGCACCATCCCCATCCTTGTCGAAGAGCAGGAAGGCTTCCTTAAACTCGGAGACCTGCTCCTCTGAAAACGAATGGGAAGCCATTGTCTTCGGTTGTAGCCGTCCAACACTCGGTTGTAGCCGTCCAACTCTCAGCTGCTTCTCTCAGATACGAAATGAAGTAGtgattcctctttccttcttttagaGTTGCCAAAGAAGTAAGGGTGTCTCCTTTGGACCCATGCCCGAACATGAGCTAGTCAGTCTTTCGGAGAAGGGGAACACCCAAGTTGGGCCTTTCGGATGGAGCCAACCGAATTGTAAAGATAGGAATAAACGACGATCCGCACCCCTCTTCGTGATAGAACCCGCCGTTCCCGTTTGGGCACGGCGTGAGAGAGAGGCACATGTGGTTTTGGGGATTTCTCAATCTGTGCTCGGAGAAGATTGTGAAATTAAAAGGAAGGcatccttatagaatcatagaatcctagagttagattcaggggtgatttgaatgcaatattcctgtttcttggcagggggttggactggatggcccatgaggtctcttccaactctttgattctatgattctgtgataagagacatcatggaccatccagtccaaccccactctgccaatatgcaggaaaattgcattcaaagcacctctgacagacggccatccaaccttgaatgcaatattcctgcttcttgacagaatagggttggactggatggcccatgaggtctcttacaactctagcaTTCTACGAAGAGTTCCTCCAGATCATGTCCTGCAAGTAGAGACTGCTCCCGTAAAGGAAACATAGTTCTGTATCCTAGAGAACATGCCTAATCTCTTGCTTGCATTAATATGCTTaatcttttgcaaaaaaaaaacatgttgatGCTGGGCTGAGTGAAAGTA includes these proteins:
- the LOC132775648 gene encoding calmodulin-like; amino-acid sequence: MASHSFSEEQVSEFKEAFLLFDKDGDGAITSQELGTVMRSLGQNPTEAELQDMIRKLDTDGNGMVDFPEFLNLLARRMKNADSEDEVRKAFQVFDKDGNGYVSAAELRHIMTKLGEKLTDEEVEEMIKEADVDGDGQVNYEEFVRIMSCK